The following are encoded in a window of Streptococcus pasteurianus genomic DNA:
- a CDS encoding ABC transporter ATP-binding protein, whose protein sequence is MSDTVIKTKQLTKKYGKQTVVNKVNLTVKKGRIYGLLGRNGAGKTTIMKMILGLTTTTSGNVEVFGKNIDGNEKRIYSRIGAIIETPGFYPNLTGTENLEIFAKLRGTASPNAVKHALEVVGLPYKDKKTFAKYSLGMKQRLGIANAILHDPELLILDEPTNGLDPIGIAEVRDFIKKLSVEHGKTILISSHILSEIAVLADDIGIIDKGVLLEESSMSELEKRNRKYISLQVSDIPKTILILERQFHVKDYSVQDEQTVQIYDTTLNMGEVNKALVMEDITVISSGLCNDTLEDYFKKITGGEGIA, encoded by the coding sequence ATGAGTGATACTGTGATAAAGACAAAGCAATTAACCAAAAAGTACGGAAAACAAACCGTAGTAAATAAGGTTAATCTTACTGTAAAGAAAGGTAGGATTTATGGCTTGCTGGGACGTAACGGAGCTGGGAAAACAACCATAATGAAAATGATATTAGGATTGACAACAACTACTTCTGGAAATGTAGAAGTTTTTGGAAAAAATATAGACGGAAATGAGAAAAGGATATATTCCCGAATTGGTGCAATTATAGAAACACCGGGGTTTTATCCCAATTTGACTGGAACAGAAAATTTAGAAATCTTTGCTAAATTACGAGGAACAGCTTCGCCTAATGCTGTTAAACACGCATTAGAAGTTGTAGGTCTGCCCTATAAAGACAAAAAGACATTTGCAAAATACTCTCTTGGTATGAAACAACGTTTAGGTATTGCAAATGCGATATTACATGACCCTGAATTGTTAATTTTGGACGAGCCAACAAATGGGCTTGACCCTATTGGAATTGCAGAAGTACGAGATTTCATAAAGAAGCTCAGTGTAGAACACGGAAAAACAATTTTAATTTCTTCTCATATTCTTTCTGAAATAGCAGTACTTGCAGATGACATAGGAATTATTGATAAAGGTGTTCTCTTAGAAGAAAGCAGTATGAGTGAGTTAGAAAAGCGAAATAGGAAATATATTTCGTTGCAAGTTTCGGACATTCCAAAAACAATACTGATATTAGAACGTCAATTTCATGTGAAAGATTATTCAGTTCAAGATGAACAGACGGTGCAAATTTATGACACGACATTGAATATGGGAGAAGTTAATAAAGCTCTTGTTATGGAAGATATAACAGTTATCAGTTCTGGACTTTGTAATGATACCTTAGAAGATTATTTCAAAAAGATTACAGGGGGTGAGGGTATTGCTTAA
- a CDS encoding sensor histidine kinase has product MNTYLLIAFVLALVIIACLVYKLYHINEQISFIKEVLVDIKSGNLNRRILVQENDITKQICYDINQIAINNQSQLIHQKQSEQAYKRLMTSLSHDVKTPLASLVGYLEAVESHIVIGKEKDEYIHVASEKAQHLKHFVEHLFEWVKLDSGEQIFHFEILDLNELTRNIMTDWILILENSHFEYKVEIPEEEYQVRIDINAYTRIINNLLQNIIVHSEGNKMMLRVLKDQQRIKVIITDNGKGIASDKLPHIFERLYQCDNSRSTKGNGLGLAITKELFNAHKGTITANSILNHGTEFILSFPKAL; this is encoded by the coding sequence ATGAATACTTATCTGCTTATTGCCTTTGTTTTAGCACTTGTAATAATCGCTTGTCTTGTTTATAAACTTTATCATATTAACGAGCAAATTTCTTTTATCAAAGAAGTGCTTGTTGACATAAAATCTGGTAACCTTAACAGACGTATTCTAGTACAAGAAAACGATATAACTAAACAGATTTGTTATGATATAAATCAAATAGCAATCAATAATCAATCACAGCTCATTCATCAAAAGCAATCGGAGCAAGCGTACAAACGACTAATGACAAGCCTTTCACATGATGTAAAAACTCCACTTGCTTCTTTAGTCGGTTATTTAGAAGCTGTTGAAAGTCACATTGTAATCGGCAAAGAAAAAGACGAATATATTCATGTTGCGTCTGAAAAGGCACAACATCTTAAACATTTTGTAGAACACTTATTTGAATGGGTAAAATTAGACTCTGGGGAGCAGATTTTTCATTTTGAAATTTTAGATTTGAATGAATTGACTCGTAATATTATGACTGATTGGATTTTAATATTGGAAAATAGTCATTTTGAATATAAGGTTGAGATACCAGAAGAAGAATATCAAGTGCGAATTGATATAAACGCATACACTCGTATTATCAACAATCTTTTACAAAATATAATTGTTCATAGTGAGGGAAACAAAATGATGTTGCGAGTTCTGAAAGATCAGCAACGAATTAAAGTTATTATAACAGATAATGGAAAAGGAATTGCTTCTGATAAATTGCCACATATATTTGAAAGGTTGTATCAATGCGATAATTCTCGCTCTACCAAAGGAAATGGTCTAGGATTGGCAATTACAAAGGAACTTTTCAACGCACATAAAGGGACAATTACTGCAAATAGTATTCTAAATCATGGAACAGAATTTATCCTATCATTTCCAAAAGCTCTGTAA